In one window of Azoarcus olearius DNA:
- a CDS encoding Rne/Rng family ribonuclease: MKRMLFNATQAEELRVAIVDGQKLIDLDIESAAKEQRKSNIYKAVITRIEPSLEAAFVDYGAERHGFLPFKEISRSYFQPGVDAGKASIKEALREGQELIVQVEKDERGNKGAALTTYISLAGRYLVLMPNNPRGGGVSRRVEGDERAELRDVMDQLEVPGGMSLIARTAAIGRSAEELQWDLNYLLQLWTAIEGAATSQSGAFLIYQEGSLVIRAIRDYFQPEIGEILIDTDDIYEQARQFMAHVMPGNVNRVKRYQDDVPLFSRFQIEHQIESAYSRQVGLPSGGAVVIDHTEALVSIDVNSGRATKGADIEETAFRTNLEAADEIARQLRLRDLGGLIVIDFIDMESQKNQREVENRLRDALRHDRARVQTGKISRFGLLELSRQRLRPALAETSYIPCPRCNGTGHIRSTESSALHIVRILEEEAMKENTGAVHLQVPVDVATFLLNEKRVDIARIEMRHKVQLIIVPNRHLETPQHEIIRLRHDQLNLEDIALASYQMVQKPADEEMRLPTKNGDKPARQEAAVKGISPEQPAPIVEARAEAAPAPAAVAPAPRRGLLDWILGLFRSEPAPAATPAPAETPAKREARPRGERNGDARRGNGNRNRREGQRERTERDGETPRARPENGRHARGERSESVEREKPQQERAERPERADRPERTERGEGGRGRGRGQRQARTEELNEKPADKAAEVAAEVIAAAALASANDTEAVVPSGDDSAGENAAPEKRRRRGRGRRDRRPAEVAGVDGVTENEGSADAVAETADVLAPEAAPVVAEAEAVVQVAATVEAVEAPAVEAPAVEDAPAAAEAAPASAELPVVASAATAVESIVEAAPLPVAIETAVPTEEVAGAQVTETVAPETVPPLCVAEPPAADHPEVSVEAEAVATTFETATVQPVAAPEAEPVAEAPIPVVVAEDSIVPPAPTETRAAGVEQKPAPSDPIDLGPALADSGLVLIETSRDKLSKFGTGAVEQSVPLGRKPRQAMVIAEEPLQQVETRK, translated from the coding sequence ATGAAGCGCATGCTTTTCAACGCGACGCAGGCCGAGGAACTGCGCGTCGCAATCGTAGACGGTCAGAAACTGATCGATCTCGATATCGAATCGGCCGCCAAGGAACAACGCAAGAGCAACATCTACAAAGCGGTCATCACCCGCATCGAGCCCAGCCTCGAAGCCGCTTTCGTCGATTACGGCGCCGAGCGCCACGGCTTCCTGCCGTTCAAGGAAATCTCGCGCTCCTACTTCCAGCCGGGCGTGGATGCCGGCAAGGCCAGCATCAAGGAAGCCCTGCGCGAAGGCCAGGAACTGATCGTCCAGGTGGAAAAGGACGAGCGCGGCAACAAGGGCGCGGCGCTCACCACCTACATCTCGCTGGCCGGGCGCTACCTGGTCCTGATGCCGAACAATCCGCGCGGCGGCGGCGTGTCGCGCCGTGTGGAAGGCGACGAGCGCGCCGAACTGCGCGACGTCATGGACCAGCTCGAAGTCCCGGGCGGCATGAGCCTGATCGCGCGTACCGCGGCGATCGGCCGCAGTGCCGAAGAGTTGCAGTGGGACCTGAACTACCTGCTGCAGCTGTGGACCGCGATCGAAGGCGCCGCCACCAGCCAGTCCGGCGCGTTCCTGATCTACCAGGAAGGCAGCCTGGTGATCCGCGCGATCCGCGATTACTTCCAGCCGGAAATCGGCGAAATCCTGATCGACACCGACGACATCTACGAGCAGGCGCGCCAGTTCATGGCCCACGTCATGCCGGGCAACGTCAACCGGGTCAAGCGCTATCAGGACGACGTGCCGCTGTTCTCGCGCTTCCAGATCGAGCACCAGATCGAATCCGCCTACTCGCGTCAGGTCGGCCTGCCCTCCGGCGGCGCGGTGGTCATCGACCACACCGAAGCGCTGGTGTCGATCGACGTGAACTCGGGCCGTGCGACCAAGGGCGCCGACATCGAGGAAACCGCCTTCCGCACCAACCTGGAAGCGGCCGATGAAATCGCCCGCCAGCTGCGCCTGCGCGACCTCGGCGGCCTGATCGTCATCGACTTCATCGACATGGAGTCGCAGAAGAACCAACGCGAAGTCGAGAACCGCCTGCGCGACGCGCTGCGCCACGACCGCGCCCGCGTGCAGACCGGCAAGATCAGCCGCTTCGGCCTGCTCGAACTGTCGCGCCAGCGCCTGCGTCCGGCGCTCGCCGAAACCAGCTACATCCCCTGCCCGCGCTGTAACGGCACCGGCCACATCCGCAGCACCGAATCGTCGGCGCTGCACATCGTGCGCATCCTCGAAGAGGAAGCGATGAAGGAGAACACCGGCGCGGTGCACCTGCAGGTGCCGGTCGATGTCGCCACCTTCCTGCTCAACGAGAAGCGGGTCGACATCGCCCGCATCGAGATGCGCCACAAGGTGCAGCTCATCATCGTGCCGAACCGCCACCTGGAGACGCCGCAGCACGAAATCATCCGTCTGCGCCACGACCAGCTCAACCTCGAAGACATCGCCCTCGCCAGCTACCAGATGGTGCAGAAGCCGGCTGACGAGGAAATGCGCCTGCCGACCAAGAACGGCGACAAGCCGGCCCGCCAGGAAGCTGCAGTCAAGGGCATCTCGCCCGAACAGCCCGCGCCCATCGTGGAAGCCCGCGCCGAAGCCGCGCCGGCGCCCGCCGCGGTGGCGCCCGCGCCGCGCCGCGGCCTGCTCGACTGGATTCTCGGCCTGTTCCGCAGCGAACCAGCCCCGGCCGCCACGCCGGCGCCGGCCGAAACGCCGGCCAAGCGCGAGGCCCGTCCGCGCGGCGAACGTAACGGAGACGCCCGTCGCGGCAATGGCAATCGCAACCGCCGTGAAGGCCAGCGCGAGCGCACCGAACGCGATGGCGAGACGCCTCGCGCACGCCCCGAGAACGGCCGTCACGCACGTGGCGAACGAAGCGAAAGCGTCGAACGCGAGAAGCCCCAACAGGAGCGTGCGGAGCGTCCCGAGCGCGCTGACCGTCCCGAACGGACCGAGCGCGGCGAAGGCGGCCGTGGTCGCGGCCGTGGGCAGCGCCAGGCACGCACCGAAGAGCTGAACGAGAAGCCTGCCGACAAGGCTGCCGAAGTCGCGGCGGAAGTCATCGCCGCCGCGGCGCTCGCCAGCGCGAACGACACCGAAGCCGTGGTGCCCTCGGGCGACGACAGTGCAGGTGAGAACGCAGCCCCCGAAAAGCGTCGCCGCCGGGGCCGCGGCCGCCGCGACCGCCGCCCGGCCGAAGTCGCCGGCGTGGATGGCGTGACCGAGAACGAAGGCAGCGCCGATGCGGTTGCCGAAACCGCCGACGTCCTCGCCCCTGAGGCCGCGCCCGTCGTGGCGGAGGCCGAGGCTGTGGTTCAGGTCGCCGCGACCGTGGAAGCGGTCGAAGCCCCTGCGGTCGAAGCCCCTGCGGTGGAAGATGCGCCGGCTGCCGCCGAGGCGGCCCCCGCGAGCGCAGAACTGCCGGTCGTCGCCTCCGCCGCTACGGCGGTGGAGTCGATCGTCGAGGCGGCACCGCTGCCGGTCGCCATCGAAACGGCGGTTCCCACCGAGGAGGTCGCTGGCGCCCAGGTCACCGAAACCGTTGCGCCCGAGACGGTTCCGCCGCTGTGCGTGGCCGAACCCCCGGCCGCCGACCACCCCGAGGTGTCCGTGGAAGCCGAGGCGGTGGCGACGACGTTCGAAACCGCGACGGTGCAGCCGGTGGCCGCCCCTGAGGCAGAACCGGTCGCCGAGGCGCCGATCCCGGTGGTCGTGGCGGAAGACAGCATCGTCCCGCCTGCGCCGACCGAGACGCGCGCCGCCGGCGTTGAGCAGAAGCCCGCGCCTTCGGATCCGATCGACCTGGGACCGGCGCTGGCTGACAGCGGCTTGGTACTGATCGAAACGAGCCGCGACAAGCTGTCCAAGTTTGGCACCGGTGCCGTGGAACAGTCCGTGCCGCTGGGCCGCAAGCCCCGTCAGGCGATGGTAATTGCGGAAGAACCGCTGCAGCAGGTTGAGACGCGCAAGTAA
- a CDS encoding RluA family pseudouridine synthase encodes MTTQGKAIAVRHERIDEASAGQRIDNFLLRLAKGVPKSHVYRILRGGEVRVNGRRVQPTYRLALGDEVRVPPLRVAEPTRSAPAPAGKPLPVVFEDDALLVVNKPSGKAVHGGSGVSYGVIEQLRTQRPELRMLELAHRLDRETSGLLIVAKKRSALTALHDMMREGQVEKRYLTLVPGRWMNPMQHVKAPLLKYLTPEGERRVRVSDEGKPAHSIVRLVQRWADYSLLEVELKTGRTHQIRVHLTHLGFPLCGDDKYGDFALNKRLEGEGLRRMFLHAASLRFHHPLTGKLLAFEAALPDDLRGFVALLDTKEGKSRG; translated from the coding sequence ATGACGACACAAGGCAAAGCGATCGCGGTTCGCCACGAGCGCATCGACGAGGCTTCGGCCGGTCAGCGCATCGACAATTTCCTCCTGCGGCTTGCCAAGGGCGTGCCCAAGAGTCACGTCTATCGCATCCTGCGCGGCGGGGAGGTCCGGGTAAACGGCCGCCGCGTGCAGCCCACCTATCGACTGGCGCTGGGCGACGAAGTGCGGGTGCCGCCGCTGCGCGTGGCCGAGCCGACGCGCAGTGCGCCCGCTCCGGCGGGCAAGCCGCTGCCGGTCGTGTTCGAGGACGATGCGCTGCTGGTGGTCAACAAGCCGTCCGGCAAGGCTGTGCACGGAGGCAGCGGCGTCAGTTACGGGGTCATCGAGCAATTGCGCACTCAGCGGCCCGAGCTGCGGATGCTGGAGCTCGCGCATCGTCTCGACCGTGAGACCTCGGGCCTGCTGATCGTCGCGAAGAAGCGTTCCGCACTGACCGCGCTGCACGACATGATGCGGGAGGGCCAGGTTGAAAAGCGCTACCTGACCCTGGTGCCCGGGCGCTGGATGAACCCGATGCAACACGTCAAGGCGCCCCTCCTGAAGTACCTGACGCCGGAGGGCGAGCGCAGGGTTCGAGTCAGCGACGAGGGCAAGCCCGCGCACAGCATCGTCCGCCTGGTGCAGCGCTGGGCCGACTACAGCCTGCTCGAGGTGGAACTGAAGACCGGGCGGACTCATCAGATCCGCGTCCATCTGACCCATCTCGGTTTCCCCTTGTGCGGTGACGACAAATATGGTGATTTCGCGTTGAACAAGCGCCTGGAGGGCGAGGGTTTGCGCCGGATGTTCCTGCACGCGGCCTCGCTTCGCTTTCACCATCCGCTGACCGGCAAGTTGCTCGCATTCGAGGCGGCGCTGCCGGACGATCTGCGGGGCTTCGTCGCCCTGCTCGATACCAAGGAGGGCAAGTCCCGTGGCTGA
- a CDS encoding HAD-IA family hydrolase, which produces MADRFDLVVFDWDGTLMDSAAAIVRAILAACRDLGLPEPPEERARYVIGLGLGDALRHAVPELDVEAYPRMVERYRHHYLSADHELTLFPGVPGMIDWLAEEGKLLAVATGKSRLGLDRALSHSGLGPRFHATRCADECFSKPHPAMLEELMDELGVARDRTLMIGDATHDLQMAHNAGVAGLAVGFGAHGRAELEAARPLAYVETPAALEQWLRGNV; this is translated from the coding sequence GTGGCTGACCGCTTCGATCTGGTTGTTTTCGACTGGGACGGCACGCTGATGGATTCGGCGGCGGCGATCGTGCGCGCCATCCTCGCCGCCTGCCGTGACCTCGGTCTGCCCGAGCCGCCTGAGGAGCGGGCGCGCTACGTCATCGGCCTGGGGCTGGGCGATGCGTTGCGGCACGCGGTGCCGGAACTCGATGTCGAGGCCTATCCGCGCATGGTCGAGCGTTATCGTCATCATTACCTGTCGGCCGACCACGAGCTGACGCTCTTTCCCGGCGTGCCCGGCATGATCGACTGGCTGGCCGAGGAGGGAAAGCTGCTGGCGGTGGCAACCGGGAAGAGCCGCCTCGGGCTGGACCGCGCGCTGTCGCATTCGGGGCTGGGGCCGCGCTTCCATGCAACGCGGTGTGCCGACGAGTGCTTTTCGAAGCCGCATCCGGCCATGCTGGAAGAGTTGATGGATGAACTGGGGGTGGCTCGGGACCGCACACTGATGATCGGTGACGCCACCCACGATCTGCAGATGGCGCATAACGCCGGCGTGGCCGGGCTTGCGGTCGGGTTCGGTGCGCATGGCCGTGCAGAACTCGAGGCGGCGCGCCCGCTCGCCTATGTGGAAACGCCGGCGGCGCTCGAGCAATGGCTGCGCGGGAACGTCTGA
- a CDS encoding Rieske (2Fe-2S) protein → MAARERLICAASELADGGDGVRFTVERFGVVEPAFAVRYRGAVYAYLNRCAHVPVELDWVAGKFFDLSGTLLICAVHGAHYEPESGQCVMGPCKGRRLIALNVVERAGHVYLHEDEGL, encoded by the coding sequence ATGGCTGCGCGGGAACGTCTGATCTGTGCGGCCAGCGAACTGGCGGATGGCGGCGACGGGGTGCGGTTCACGGTGGAGCGCTTCGGCGTGGTGGAGCCGGCCTTTGCAGTTCGCTACCGGGGTGCGGTGTACGCCTATCTCAACCGCTGCGCCCATGTACCGGTCGAGCTGGACTGGGTTGCGGGAAAGTTCTTTGACCTCAGTGGAACGCTCTTGATTTGTGCAGTGCACGGTGCACACTACGAGCCGGAATCCGGGCAGTGCGTGATGGGGCCGTGCAAGGGCAGGCGGCTCATCGCGCTCAACGTGGTTGAACGTGCCGGTCACGTCTATCTGCACGAGGACGAAGGGCTATGA
- a CDS encoding S49 family peptidase yields MLEKLALEALAEQRRRRRWSVFFRLLTFIYLGVILWKVADWGEPAEALAPAGGYTAMVSVEGVIDSGSEASAERVIGALRSAYDDKAVRGVVLRINSPGGSPVQAGMINDEIYRLRGERPDLPVVAVVEDMCASGGYYVAAAADKIMVDKASLVGSIGVLMDGFGFVGAMEKLGVERRLLAAGANKGFLDPFSPQRETQTAHARGLLDDIHRQFIEVVRKGRGPRLKEGPELFSGLVWTGARSVELGLADGYGTVDSVARDVFQAEEVRDFTETRSFAERFAQRFGAGVTESLATALRGVTLR; encoded by the coding sequence GTGCTCGAAAAGCTGGCGCTCGAAGCGCTGGCGGAGCAGCGCCGCCGCCGGCGCTGGAGCGTGTTCTTCCGGTTGCTGACTTTCATCTACCTCGGCGTGATCCTGTGGAAAGTTGCCGACTGGGGTGAGCCGGCGGAGGCCCTCGCGCCCGCGGGCGGCTATACCGCGATGGTGTCCGTCGAGGGGGTGATCGACTCCGGGTCGGAGGCCAGTGCTGAACGCGTCATCGGTGCGCTGCGTTCAGCCTACGACGACAAGGCGGTGCGCGGCGTTGTCCTGCGGATCAACAGCCCCGGCGGCAGCCCTGTCCAGGCAGGCATGATCAATGACGAGATTTACCGCTTGCGTGGCGAGCGCCCCGATCTGCCGGTGGTCGCGGTGGTGGAAGACATGTGTGCGTCCGGTGGCTATTACGTCGCTGCCGCGGCCGACAAGATCATGGTCGACAAGGCGAGCCTGGTTGGATCCATCGGCGTACTGATGGACGGGTTCGGCTTCGTCGGCGCGATGGAAAAGCTCGGGGTCGAGCGTCGGTTGTTGGCCGCGGGCGCGAACAAGGGCTTTCTCGACCCGTTCTCGCCGCAGCGGGAAACGCAGACCGCGCACGCGCGCGGCTTGCTCGACGACATTCATCGTCAGTTCATCGAGGTCGTCCGCAAAGGGCGGGGTCCGCGTCTCAAGGAGGGGCCGGAGTTGTTTTCCGGCTTGGTGTGGACCGGCGCGCGCAGCGTGGAACTGGGGCTCGCGGATGGCTACGGAACCGTTGATTCGGTTGCGCGCGACGTATTCCAGGCCGAAGAAGTGCGCGATTTCACCGAGACCCGTTCGTTTGCCGAGCGTTTCGCCCAGCGCTTCGGCGCCGGCGTCACCGAAAGCCTCGCCACCGCGCTGCGAGGGGTCACGCTGCGTTAG
- a CDS encoding SAM-dependent methyltransferase: MTTPGRLLLIPVGLGGDAWPDFLPARTQATAAALRYFVVENARAARAHLKTMGHPLPLRDVAIHELPEQCAAAALDELLAPARAGQDIGLMSDAGCPAVADPGSRLVARAHELGIPVMPLVGPSSILLGLMGSGLNGQSFAFHGYLPVAESERDLRIRGLEEESRRQDRTQIFIETPYRNERMFDALLRLCHPQTRLCIACDLTTPTEYLVTHRIETWRTTPRPQLAKRPALFLLLAAASR, from the coding sequence ATGACCACGCCCGGCCGCCTGCTCCTGATCCCGGTCGGCCTCGGCGGCGACGCATGGCCCGACTTCCTGCCGGCCCGCACGCAAGCCACCGCGGCAGCGCTGCGCTATTTCGTGGTTGAAAACGCCCGCGCGGCGCGTGCCCACCTGAAGACGATGGGTCATCCGCTGCCTTTGCGCGATGTCGCCATCCATGAACTCCCCGAGCAGTGCGCCGCCGCTGCGCTCGACGAGTTGCTCGCGCCGGCACGCGCTGGCCAGGACATCGGCCTGATGTCGGACGCAGGCTGCCCGGCGGTCGCGGACCCTGGCTCGCGCCTGGTCGCCCGCGCGCACGAACTCGGCATCCCGGTCATGCCGCTGGTAGGACCGTCGTCCATCCTCCTCGGCCTGATGGGTTCGGGGCTGAATGGCCAGAGCTTTGCGTTCCACGGCTACCTGCCCGTGGCGGAAAGCGAGCGCGACCTGCGCATCCGCGGACTGGAGGAGGAGTCGCGCCGCCAGGACCGCACGCAGATCTTCATCGAAACGCCCTACCGCAACGAACGCATGTTCGACGCGCTGCTCCGTCTTTGCCATCCGCAGACCCGGCTGTGCATCGCCTGCGATCTGACAACCCCGACGGAGTATCTGGTGACGCACCGGATCGAGACCTGGAGGACGACCCCTCGCCCCCAACTCGCCAAGCGGCCCGCGCTGTTTCTCCTGCTGGCCGCAGCCAGCCGCTAA
- a CDS encoding Maf family protein: protein MKKLVLASTSSYRRQLLERLGHPFETDRPETDESALPGEHPRDTAERLAIEKARAVAARHPDALIIGSDQVAFLDDEVFGKPGTEERAIAQLTRMSGRTVVFHTGVAVLDAANGQVQCVGVPTEVRFRTLTDTEIRRYVEKERPLDCAGSAKSEGLGISLLDALSGDDPTALIGLPLIALSRMLRTQGIELP, encoded by the coding sequence ATGAAGAAGCTCGTCCTCGCCTCTACCTCGTCCTACCGTCGCCAACTGCTGGAGCGGCTCGGCCATCCGTTTGAAACGGACCGCCCGGAAACCGATGAAAGCGCACTGCCCGGCGAGCATCCGCGCGACACGGCCGAGCGGCTCGCGATCGAGAAGGCACGTGCCGTGGCGGCCCGCCACCCGGACGCACTCATCATCGGCAGCGATCAGGTGGCCTTTCTGGACGACGAAGTGTTCGGCAAGCCGGGCACCGAAGAGCGCGCGATCGCGCAACTGACCCGCATGAGTGGTCGGACAGTCGTTTTCCATACTGGCGTCGCGGTGCTCGACGCGGCCAACGGCCAGGTGCAGTGCGTCGGCGTCCCCACCGAGGTGCGTTTCCGGACGCTGACCGATACCGAGATCCGGCGTTACGTCGAGAAGGAACGTCCGCTCGACTGCGCCGGCAGCGCCAAGTCGGAAGGCCTGGGCATCTCGCTGCTCGACGCCTTGTCGGGAGACGACCCGACGGCCTTGATCGGCCTGCCGCTGATCGCCCTGTCCAGAATGCTGCGTACCCAGGGCATCGAACTGCCATGA
- a CDS encoding YceD family protein: MSHPDVPSVVIADPFRFAVEARSLAGKVGVAALERLADALAGTEGDVEYRIAGSLDKQGKPRLQLIVKGCLELRCQRCLEGMSWALAVDRVLQPFRSGEEIPDEELEDDEVDAIEVESGLDVVGLVEDEILLALPIAPRHESCGPAGQEGADGKASPFAVLAGLRGGGKA; the protein is encoded by the coding sequence ATGTCGCACCCAGACGTTCCGTCAGTCGTGATCGCCGACCCCTTTCGCTTCGCCGTCGAGGCCCGCAGCCTGGCGGGGAAGGTCGGGGTCGCTGCGCTTGAGCGGTTGGCGGATGCTCTCGCAGGTACGGAAGGTGATGTGGAATACCGCATCGCCGGATCGCTCGACAAGCAGGGAAAGCCGCGTTTGCAGTTGATTGTCAAAGGCTGCCTGGAACTGCGTTGTCAGCGGTGTCTTGAAGGGATGTCCTGGGCGCTTGCAGTGGATAGAGTCTTGCAGCCTTTCCGCAGTGGGGAAGAAATTCCCGACGAGGAGCTGGAGGACGACGAGGTCGACGCCATCGAGGTCGAATCCGGGCTGGATGTCGTGGGCTTGGTCGAAGACGAGATTCTGTTGGCATTGCCCATCGCGCCGCGGCATGAAAGCTGTGGGCCCGCCGGTCAAGAGGGTGCAGACGGCAAGGCTTCTCCGTTTGCGGTCCTGGCCGGGCTGCGCGGTGGCGGCAAGGCTTGA
- the rpmF gene encoding 50S ribosomal protein L32 — protein sequence MAVQQNKKSPSKRGMHRAHDFLTAPSLAVEPTTGEVHLRHHISPNGFYRGKKVVKAKGE from the coding sequence ATGGCAGTCCAGCAGAACAAGAAGTCTCCCTCGAAGCGTGGCATGCACCGTGCGCACGATTTCCTGACCGCCCCGTCGCTGGCCGTCGAGCCGACCACGGGTGAAGTGCACCTGCGGCACCACATCAGCCCCAACGGTTTCTACCGCGGCAAGAAGGTCGTCAAGGCAAAAGGCGAATAA
- the plsX gene encoding phosphate acyltransferase PlsX: protein MSVTVAVDCMGGDHGPVVTVPAVFAFLRSHADARAIAVGREEVLAPLIAPVAKEFGERLRLQPATEVVGMDEAPATAMRNKKDSSMRVAIDLVKSGEATAAVSAGNTGALMAISRFVLKTLPGIDRPAIATVLPSRDGRTYVLDLGANVDCSPEHLLQFGIMGAMLVSAVEHIDRPTVGLLNIGEEAIKGNEVVKQAGELLRTSGLNFKGNVEGDQIYTGGVDVVVCDGFVGNVALKTSEGLAQMLATFLREEFSRNLLTKLMAIVALPALGRFKRRVDHRRYNGASLLGLRGVVVKSHGSADAFAFEQALGRAADAAANRLIERIEERMSAMSQEAA from the coding sequence ATGAGTGTCACCGTTGCAGTCGATTGCATGGGTGGCGATCACGGCCCGGTCGTCACCGTGCCTGCGGTGTTTGCGTTTCTGCGCAGCCACGCCGACGCACGGGCGATCGCGGTCGGTCGTGAAGAGGTTCTGGCGCCCCTGATTGCGCCGGTGGCGAAGGAGTTCGGTGAGCGCCTGCGCCTGCAGCCCGCAACCGAGGTGGTCGGCATGGACGAAGCGCCAGCGACCGCCATGCGGAACAAGAAAGACTCGTCGATGCGGGTGGCGATCGACCTGGTGAAGTCCGGTGAGGCCACCGCGGCCGTTTCCGCCGGTAACACCGGTGCGCTGATGGCGATTTCCCGCTTCGTGCTCAAGACCTTGCCCGGCATCGATCGCCCTGCGATCGCCACCGTGCTGCCCAGTCGCGATGGACGTACCTACGTGCTCGACCTGGGTGCAAACGTGGATTGCTCGCCCGAGCATCTGCTCCAGTTCGGCATCATGGGGGCCATGCTGGTTTCGGCCGTGGAGCACATCGATCGTCCCACCGTCGGTCTGCTCAACATCGGCGAAGAGGCGATCAAGGGCAACGAGGTCGTCAAGCAGGCCGGCGAACTGCTGCGCACCAGCGGGCTCAACTTCAAGGGCAATGTCGAGGGCGACCAGATCTACACCGGGGGTGTGGATGTGGTCGTGTGCGACGGCTTCGTCGGCAACGTGGCGCTGAAGACCTCCGAGGGCTTGGCGCAGATGCTGGCAACGTTCCTGCGCGAAGAGTTCAGCCGCAATCTGCTGACGAAGCTGATGGCGATTGTGGCGCTTCCGGCACTGGGGCGGTTCAAGCGGCGGGTCGATCACCGCCGCTACAACGGCGCGTCGCTGCTCGGTTTGCGCGGCGTGGTGGTGAAAAGTCATGGTTCGGCGGACGCATTCGCCTTCGAGCAGGCGCTCGGCCGTGCTGCCGATGCAGCCGCGAACCGTTTGATCGAACGTATCGAGGAGAGGATGTCCGCGATGAGCCAGGAGGCCGCATGA
- a CDS encoding beta-ketoacyl-ACP synthase III — protein MIHARIAGTGSYLPGNPVSNDDLVARGIDTSDDWVVSRTGIRTRYLAPPDVGSSDLALVAAQRAIEAAGCAANDIDLIIVATSTPDYIFPSTATLLQSKLGIGNNGAAFDVQAVCSGFVYALSIAEKFIRSGSHKRALVVGAEVFSRILDWTDRATCVLFGDGAGAVVLEASERPGVLTTALHADGSHHPILCVPGNVATGQVVGDPFLRMDGQAVFKFAVKVLGDVAHEVLDAAGVAADSVDWLIPHQANIRIIQATAKRLGLSMEKVVATVDRHGNTSAASIPLALDLAVRDGRIRPGQRVVVEGVGGGFTWGAALIDF, from the coding sequence ATGATCCACGCACGTATCGCCGGGACAGGCAGTTATCTCCCCGGCAATCCGGTGAGCAACGACGATCTCGTCGCCCGTGGCATCGACACCTCCGACGATTGGGTGGTATCGAGAACCGGCATCCGCACCCGCTATCTCGCGCCGCCCGACGTGGGCTCCAGCGATCTCGCGCTCGTCGCGGCGCAGCGCGCAATTGAAGCGGCGGGCTGTGCGGCCAACGACATCGACCTCATCATCGTGGCGACCTCGACGCCCGATTACATCTTTCCCAGCACCGCCACGCTGCTGCAGTCCAAGCTGGGCATCGGCAACAACGGTGCGGCATTCGATGTGCAGGCCGTGTGCAGCGGCTTTGTCTACGCACTGAGCATCGCTGAGAAATTCATCCGTTCGGGCAGTCACAAGCGCGCGCTCGTCGTCGGGGCGGAAGTTTTCTCCCGCATTCTCGACTGGACCGATCGCGCTACCTGCGTGCTGTTCGGAGACGGCGCCGGCGCGGTGGTGCTCGAAGCCTCTGAGCGGCCCGGCGTGCTGACGACCGCGCTCCACGCCGATGGTAGCCACCATCCAATTCTCTGTGTTCCCGGCAACGTGGCTACCGGGCAGGTGGTAGGCGACCCCTTTTTGCGCATGGACGGTCAGGCGGTGTTCAAGTTTGCCGTGAAAGTGCTCGGCGACGTCGCGCACGAGGTGCTCGACGCGGCAGGCGTGGCGGCGGACAGCGTGGACTGGCTGATTCCCCACCAGGCGAACATCCGCATCATCCAGGCCACGGCGAAGCGCCTGGGCCTGTCGATGGAGAAGGTCGTGGCCACGGTGGATCGCCATGGCAACACCTCGGCGGCATCGATTCCGCTTGCACTCGATCTCGCGGTGCGGGATGGCCGTATCCGCCCCGGGCAGCGCGTCGTGGTCGAGGGTGTAGGCGGCGGGTTCACCTGGGGCGCAGCCCTGATCGACTTCTGA